Part of the Caldisericia bacterium genome is shown below.
TATTTTATTGAAAATTGGAGAACTACTCATTGAGTTTGAGAAGAATTTGCATTATAATATAAATCTAAATTTAATTTTAAGAAAACTTCTTTTGGATATAATAGAGTTAACTGGAGGTTTATATGTATGAGATACATTTATGTGAAACTTATTCACCTTGATAAAAAGATATATTTATGTGAGATTAACGAAGAAATTACTCTTAATAAATATGATAAAGTTGTCATTGAAAGAGATAAAGTTGAAGAAGTTGGAGAGGTAAGAAGTCCTATTTTTGAATCACAAGAGAGAAAAGAAGCAGTTTGTAAATTTATAAGAGTTTTCACAAATGAAGATGAGAAGAGACTAAGAGAAAATTTAAAAGATGAAAATAAAGCATTCGAGATTTGTAAAATTAAAGTTCAAAAACATGGACTACAAATGAATCTTGTTCTTGCTCACTACTCTCTAGATAGAAAAAAGTTAACATTTTACTTTACAGCAGATGGAAGAGTAGATTTTAGAAATCTTGTAAGGGATCTTGCTTCTACTTTCAAAACAAGAATTGAACTTTGGCAAATTGGCCCAA
Proteins encoded:
- the ricT gene encoding regulatory iron-sulfur-containing complex subunit RicT → MRYIYVKLIHLDKKIYLCEINEEITLNKYDKVVIERDKVEEVGEVRSPIFESQERKEAVCKFIRVFTNEDEKRLRENLKDENKAFEICKIKVQKHGLQMNLVLAHYSLDRKKLTFYFTADGRVDFRNLVRDLASTFKTRIELWQIGPRDEVKIVGGIGDCGRELCCSRFLTEFKTITLEMARKQSLNVNPHKISGICGRLKCCLYYELCIYEELEKDYPEIEEEVEVDGKRGKVFSISPFKGTVYIEFPDGVQKEYKKEEIKRLK